The genomic window TTCTCTTGCTTGAAAATTTATTTCATCAAATCCACTCTTTTTTGTATCAATCTCATCAAGAACTGTTTCAGTTAAAATTATTAGATTTTTTCCATCTTGAGAAAGTTTATATATGTTTGAAGCATCTTCAAGTAAAATATTTGTATCTAATATATAGTATTTCTCAAAATTCATTATTTAGTCTCTCTTTTTGGTTTCATTATCACATAAGATATATATGCAAATAGTAGCACAATTATTAAAGTAAATAGTAAAGAAAATGTTTTAGTAATAACATATCCTACGATTAATATTGATAGCATTGTTGGAAGTTCATTATACATTCTAAAAAATTTACCACTTTTTTTACAAGAATTATTTTCTAATTTTTTTCTATATTTTTCAAGTGAAAAAGAGTAAATAATTAAAAAGAACAGTGCTGTAAGCTTTGCATACATCCATGGCGAAGTATTAAAATCAAGTAAATAAGGATTTAATGTAAGCATAGTTATACCACTTAATATAGTTGCCCACATTGCAGGCATTCCAATATATTTATAGATTTTGTACTCTTGAATTTTTACAATTTCAACGTACTCATTTTTTTCAATATTTTCTACATGATAAACAAAAAGTCTAGGTAGATAAAATAGCATTGCCATCCATGACATAAACGCTACAATATGAAAAGTTAAAACCCAAGTGTAATATTCCATTTTAATCCTCTTTTTTATTCTTAATTTTGTTTAACCACTCATTTAAAGTTTTTTCAAATCCAATATTTGAATTTTCATAAAGACTTAAATCTTCTTTTAAATATTCTTGCTCAACATATCCACCAAAATCATGGGGGTATAAATAGCCTATATGTTGCGAATCTAAGTGTTTTGGTATATCAAGTAGTTTTCCAGCTTTTATCTCTTGTAGAGCTTTATTTACACCTTTATATGCACTGTTAGATTTTGGACTTGAGGCTAAGTAAATTGCACATTGAGAAAGTATAATTCTAGATTCTGGATATCCAATTTTATTACAAGCCATCATAGTATTAACAGCAAGATTTAGTGCATTTGGATTTGCATTTCCAATATCTTCACTTGCAAAAATTACTAACCTTCTTGAAATAAAATCAACACTCTCTCCACCATTAATTAATCTACTCATATAATATAATGCTGCATCAATATTTGAACCTCTTAAAGATTTTATCATAGCACTTGCTAAATCATAGTGAGTATCTGATGATGAAACTCCATCCCCTATTACATTTTCTCTTAATTCTCTTAATAAACTAACATCAATATCTTTTGATACTTTATATGCAAAATTTAGAAGTGTAAGCATTGCTCTTGCATCACCTGAACTTGATGTAATCAAGTATTCTAAAGCAAGAGGTTCAATATTTATTTCTATATCTTTTAAAGCAATATGAAGAATTTTATTCATTTCATCTTTTGTAAATGCTTTAAATTCATATAAAAATGATCTTGAGCGAATTGCAGAAGTTAAAGTAAAAAATGGATTTTCTGTACTAGCACCAATAATAATTGCATCATAATTTTCCATAATGGGAAGAAGAACTTCTTGCTGGTTTTTAGAAAGTCTATGCACTTCATCTATAAAAATTAAAGGCTTAATCAAACTTCCCTTATATTTATCAAATACTTTTCTTAAATCTTCAACTTTTATACTTGTAGCATTAAAGTAAAAGTAATCTGTGTTGATTTCACGTGCAATTATTTTTGCTAGTGTAGTTTTTCCAGTCCCCGGTTTTCCATAAAAAAATAGATGAGGAATGTCTTTTTGTTTGATTAGTTTGTAAAGTGCTTTATCTTTTGAGATAATGTGGGATTGACCAACAAAATTATCTAAATTTGTTGGTCTTAGTTTATTAGAGAGATCTATCATCTTCGTTCATAAAGATTCTTAGATTTTTATATTCTTCTTTTGTTAAAAATCTAGTTTTTCCAGTTGGTAGATTATTTAAAGAAATTCCACCATACTCTAATCTTTTTAAATCAAGTACATCAAGTCCAAAGTGAGCAAAAAATCTTCTTAACTCTCTATTTTTACCTTCAGAAATAACTACTTTAATTTTAGAGAATTTTTCTGCATTAGTTAAAATATCATAAGCTAAAAATGGAGCAAAAGTCATAGACTTGATTTTACTTGTTTTAAATGCACCAGATGTTGCATCTTCTATTTCTAAACCATTTTGCATTGCTTGCTCAACAGGTTTTGTAATTAAGCCATTTACTTTGATTTTATAAACTCTTTCTAAATCAGAGTGCATTAATGCATCAACAATTTCTACGCTATCAGATAAAAGTAATAAACCTTCACTAGCATAGTCAAGTCGCCCAACACTTAAAAAGTGTTTATATTTATGATCAAGTGAATCATAGATAGTTTTTCTTCCTTGAGGATCTTTTTTAGAAACAATTTCACCTTTTGGTTTGTTATATACAATAACAGTAGATATTTTATTCTTATCTTCTCGTATTTTTTTTCTACCAATTTCAACTTCATCACTATTTGAAACTTTAGTAGCAAGATTTACAACAACTTTACCATTAACTTTTACTTTACCCTCTTCTATTAGCTTATCAGCTTCTCTTCTTGAATAGTTACTATTGTGAGATAAAAATTTATTTAATCTAACTAATTCCTCTTGAGTTTCTTCTATTTTCTTTTTCATTTTATACCAGCTTCAATTAAATCATGAATATGTAATACACCAACTAATTTATCATTCTCATCAGTTACAATTAATAGCTGTATTTTATAACCTTCTATTATTTGCAGTGCATCACTTGCTAAAAGCTCTTTATTTTTTAATATTTTTGGATTTTTTGTAGCAATATCTTCTACTTTACAATCCATTGAAAAATTACCATTCATTAAAGCTCGTCTTAAATCTCCATCACTTAATAGTGCAATTACTTTTTTATTTGCATCTTCAATAATTACACTTCCAAGTCTTCCTTCACTCATTATAAGAATTGCATCTTTTAGTTTAGTTTCACGTGAAACTACAGGAAGATTCTCTTTTCTCAATAAATCATCAACTTTTACAAAAAGTTTCTTACCTAAACTTCCACCTGGATGAAAAGATGCAAAATCTTCTTTTTTAAAATCTCTTTTTTTCATTAAACAAACTGCTAAAGCATCACCCATTGCCATAGTTAAAGTGGTAGAAGACATTGGTGCAGCATCAAGTGGACAGCCTTCTTTTTCAACATTGATATTTATAAAAATATCCGCATATTTTGCAAGTGTTGATTCTGGATTTCTAGCCATTGCAATTAAAGGGATATTTAATCTTTTTAGGTGAGGAAGAATTTGAACCAATTCATCACTTTCTCCACTATATGATATTCCTAAAACAATATCTTCCTTACCAACCATTCCTAAATCACCATGCATGGCTTCAGTTGGATGAAGAAAAAAAGAACTTGTTCCTGTACTAGCAAGCGTTGCCGCTATTTTTGTTCCAACAAGTCCTGATTTTCCAACACCAGTAATAATGAGTTTACCTTTTGAATTCATGATTAAATCAATAGCTTTTTCAATATCAAAAGAGACTCTTTGAGCAGCTTTTTCAAGCTCATTTGCCTCTGTTAATAAAACATCTTTTACTATTTGTATAAAATCCATATATATATTCCTTATTGAACGAAGATTGTTGGTACTATCATTGGGTATTTTTTATATTTTCTTGTACAATGTTTTCTTACAACTTTTCTTAATTCATCCTCTAAAATTCTATTATTTTGTAAAATTCCAGGTTTAATATTTTCTAAGAATGTTGTTAATAAATCTTCAATTTCTTTTGAGAAGAATTTATCTTGTTTATCTGATACTAAACCAAATGATGTAACTCTTGGCTTTTGTGCTAATGTTCTATCATTTTCATTTATTTGTGCAACAATCATAACAACACCTTCGTTTGCCATTGTTTGTCTATCTAAAATTATATCATCAGAAATTTTGAAATTTAATTGATTATCAATGTAAACTTTTCCTGTTTTAACAGTTTTTACTTTTTTAAGATATTTTGGTGTAACTTCAATTTGTTCACCATCACTCATGATGTAAACATTTCTTTCTAATACACCACAATCAATACCTGTTTGACCATGTTTTAATGCATGATTATATTCACCGTGAACTGGTAAAAAGAATTTAGGTTTTACAAGTCTTAACATTAATTTTTGCTCTTCTTGTGCAGCATGTCCTGAAACGTGAATATCTGGGTAATCTTGATAAGCTACTTTTGCACCAGCTTTTAATAAATGATTTATAATTTCAGAAACACTTCCTTCATTACCAGGAATTGCTTTTGCAGAAAGAATAATTTGATCTTCAGGTTTTATTTTGATATGTCTATGTTCATGAATTGCCATTCTATAAAGAGCTGACATTGATTCACCTTGAGAACCAGTTGTTACAATTAAAACTTCTTTATCATTATATTTATTTACTTCATGCGCTTCAATAAATTGATCTTTTGGAAATTTAATATAACCAAGACTCATTGCAAGTTCTAAGTTTTTCTCCATTGATCTTCCAATAACACATATTTTTCTGTTATGAAAAAGTGCTTTTTCAATAGCTTGAGCAACTCTGTGAATATTAGATGAGAAAGTAGACATGATAACTCTACCTTTTGCATTTTGAAATATTCTATCAAAAGTTGGTCCAACTGTTTTCTCAGTTCTTGTAAATCCTGGTGAATGTGAATTTGTAGAATCCGATGTTAAAACTAAAACCCCCTCTTCTCCATAATGTGCAATTCTATGTAAATCTGTTGGGAATCCATCAATTGGAGTATGGTCAATTTTAAAGTCACCTGTGTGAATCATTGTTCCAGCAGCTGTTTTAACAGCAATACATGATGAATCAATAATTGAGTGAGTTACGTGCATCCACTCAACTTCAAATTCATTTCCAATTTTTATAGGTGTTCTTTTTTGAATAGCTCTAAATAAAGATCTATGTTCTCTCATTTTATGTTCATCAAATTTTGAACCAATCATCTCTAAAGGTAATGAAGTTCCATAAACAGGAAATTGCATCTCTTTAAATAAATATGGCATTGCACCAATATGATCTTCATGTCCATGAGTAATAATAACACCAACAATTTTATCTTTGATTTCTCTAATATAAGTAAAGTCTGGAATTAAAATATCAACACCATGCATATTTTCATCAGGGAAACTCATACCAACATCAACAATTATTGCTTCATTTTCAGTTTCAATAACCATCATGTTTCCACCGATTTCACCTAATCCTCCAAGTGGAGTAATTTTAAGTTTTGCAGTAGTATTTAGGTTTAGTTTATAGTGAGGATTTAATCTATCTCTATGTATTTTTTCATTTACTAAATATGCTTTTTTAAGATCTGTAATCCATCCATCACCTTTAATTTGTTGGTTGATTTGATTCTCTCTTGGAACCTTTGGTTTTGGTTTTCTTTTTTTGAAAGGTGGTTTTTTAGTTTCTGTATTTTCTACAGTTTCTGTATTTTGTGAATTGTTTTCAACAATAATTGGTGAAGTTACAACAACTTTTTCTTCGTTTTTAATTTCTTCCATTTTTTACCCTTGTATGCATTTGGCTATACAAAGATGAACTTACTTCATGAGGTCTAACATTATCATCGACATTTAATTCTTCATACATTCTAGATATAGAATTTTTATCCAATACAGATGTAAGATTTTTAGAAAGTTTTTTTCTCGGCTGTACAAAACAGGCCTTTAAAAACTTATTAAAATCTTTATCTAGGAATTTATTCATATCCTTTTTAATGTAAAGAATTGAAGATATAACTTTTGGAGGTGGATCAAAAGATTCAGGAGGAACATCGAAAAGTATCCTTGCATCAATTGACATTAAATCAGTAATTATTCCTAAAGAAGAAAATTCTTTGTTATTTACCTTTGCAGTAAACTTCTCAGCAACCTCTTTTTGAACCATTACTATAATATTTTCACAAGCTCTATCTTCAAATGCTCTTAATATAATGTTTGTTGCAATATAGTACGGTAAGTTTGCAATTAAGTCATATTTACCGTCATGTAGGGTTTTCTGCTTATCCCAAGCCTCTAAAACATCTGTGTGGATCAGTTTTAGTCTACCCTCTTCTATTTCTATTGCAAATTTAGACTTTAAAATACCAATTAAATCAGTATCAACTTCATAAGCAGTCATATCTTTGTACTTGACTAAATTTTTGGTCAAATCACCTAATCCAGGCCCAATTTCCACCACATAGTTATTGTTGTTGGGCATCGATTGGATGATCTTATCCAAAATTGTCGTATCTTTTAAAAAGTTTTGTCCGTATTGTTTTTTTGCTTTTACTTTTTCCATAATTGCAAGGAGTATATCTGCTTTTAACTTACAATTAGATAAGATAATATTTAGTTATTAAGAAGGATTATATTTGAGTAGTTTTGCAAAAAGAATAATACCATGTTTGGATGTTGATAATGGACGAGTTGTAAAAGGTGTAAACTTCGTTGGATTAAGAGATGCTGGTGATCCTGTTGAAGTAGCAAAAAGATACAACGCAGAAGGAGCTGATGAGCTTACTTTTCTAGATATTACAGCTAGCCATGAAAATAGAGGAACGATAGTTGATATTGTAAAAAAAGTTGCTCAAGAAGTTTTTATTCCTTTAACAGTTGGTGGAGGTATACGAAAACTTGAAGATATATACTCTTTACTTAATGTTGGTTGTGACAAAGTTTCTATTAACTCTTCAGCGGTTACAAATCCAAATTTAATAAATGAAAGCTCAAATAGATTTGGTTCTCAATGTATTGTTGTAGCCATTGATGTAAAAAGAGTTTCAGATGGTTCTTATCATGTTTTTGTAAAAGGTGGACGAGAAGACACTGGCCTTGATGCATTAGCTTGGGCAAAAGAGGTTTATGATAGAGGTGCAGGAGAAATACTTTTGACTTCTATGGATACAGATGGTGCAAAAACTGGATTTGAATTAAATATAACAGGACAAATCTCAAAACTTGTAGATATTCCAGTAATTGCAAGTGGTGGTGCTGGAACTATGGAACATATAAAAGAAGCTTTTGAATGTGGAGCAAGTGCAGCACTTGCTGCTTCAATATTTCACTTTAAAGAAATAGATATTATGGATTTAAAAAGATATTTAAGAGCAAATAATATTCCAGTAAGAATATAAAAAAGAAGGATAAAGAATGAAAAAAATATTAGTTGGAATGACTTTATGTTTATTACCTGTTTTGTCATTTTCTTATGAATTAAATTTTAATAAGGGTTTTTCAAAAGTTGTAAATCCTGATTTACTAACAACAAGTATTGATGTTAGTGTAGAGAAAAAAAATGAAAATGCAGTTAATACTGAAATTGAAAAGTTTAATGATTTTATAAAAAAAACTACTAATGTAACTTTGAAAAATGGTAGTTTTACATTAAGTCCAAAATACAAATATTATGATAATAAACAAGAGTTTATTGGGTATGTTGGAAATCTAAGATATTCAGCTGAATCAAAAAATGCAAAAGAGTTAAATGGTTTTATGGATAAATTAATTTCAATAAAAGACAGCATAAAGTCAGACGATGTAAAATTAAATATTTCAAATGTTGCATGGAATATAAGTGATGATTTACAAAATAAAAGTATTGATGATTTAAGATTAGATGCAATTCATTGGATAGAAGCTTATTCGAAATCTTTATCAACTTCAATATCTAAAAATTGTGAAGTTACAAAAATAAATATTTCTGAAACAAACACAGGAAATATTGTTTATGCTAGAAGTGAAATGTTATATTCAACTATGTCAAAAAAAGTTGCTGATGTGTCACCTATGAATAGTGAACAAAATATCACAATAAGCCCAAATTTTGTATTGGAATGTAAATGATTATTTGTGCTGGAAGAAACGAAACATTTCCTTTCGCCCATCCAATTGGTGTGGGCTTAATTGAAAGTGCAATAAACCTTACAAGAATGTGTCTATTTGATAAACCTGAATATCTACTTTTTGTTGGAAGTGCTGGGTCTTATGGTAACCATAAAGTTTTTGATATTGTTGAATCAAAAAGAGCTTCAAATATCGAACTTGGATTTTTAACACAAAGTGCATATACGCCACTTGATAATGTTTTAGAATCAGAAAATAAATTTGCAAGAAATGACACAATTGTAAACTCATCAAACTATATATCAACAAATGAAAAATTATGTAAAGAGTTTAATGAATATGGTGTTGGAATTGAAAATATGGAATTTTTTTCAATTCTAAGTGTTGCAAAAGAGTTTGAAATTCCAGTTGCTGGAATATTCGTAATAACAAATTATACAAATGAAAATGCCCATGAAGATTTTATAAAAAATCACAAAGAGGCAATGGATAAATTAACAAAATATTTAATTGAAAAAAATATAATAAAATAAATAAAATACTGGATAAATTATAATGGCAAAAGAAGGACTACCATCTATATATGATTACACATTAGATGAATTAAAAGAAAAATTAAAACCATCATTTAGAGCAAAACAAGTATATAACTGGCTTTACAAGAAGTATGCAAACTCTTATGATGATATGAAAAATATACCAAATGAATTAAAAGAAGATTTAAAAGCAAACTATCCTATTGATGTTATGGAAATTGTTAAAAAAGAGCAAAGTATTGATGGAAGCATAAAATATCTTTTTAAATTAAGAGATAACCACACAGTTGAAGCTGTTTTACTTTTAATGAAAGAGAAGAAAAAAGATGAAGATGGGAATATTGTAAGAAGTGAAAAATTTACTGTTTGTATCTCATCTCAAGTTGGTTGTAAAGTTGGATGTAGTTTTTGTTTAACTGCAAAAGGTGGCTTTGTGCGGAACCTTACAGTTGGAGAGTATATAGCTCAAATTGTAAATATTAAAAGAGATAATGATATAGCTGAAAATAAAGCTTTAAATATTGTTTATATGGGAATGGGTGAACCCCTTGATAATTTTGATAACTTTGTAAAAGCTGTTTCTATTTTCTCAGAACTTGATGGACTTGCAATTTCAAGAAGAAGACAAACAGTTTCAACTTCTGGAATTGCATCAAAAATTGAAAAATTAGGAAAAATTGATTTAGGAATACAATTAGCTATCTCTTTACATGCTGTTGATGATGAGTTAAGAAGTGAATTAATTCCTATGAATAAAGCGTATAATATCGCTTCAATTATTGATGCTGTTAAAAAGTTTCCAATAGATACTAGAAAAAAAGTTATGTTTGAATATCTAGTAATAAAAAATAAAAATGATTCTGTAGAAGCTGCAAAAAAACTAATCAAACTTCTAAATGGAATACAAGCAAAAGTGAATCTTATTTTCTTTAATCCATATCCAGGAACAACATATCAGCGACCTGAAGTTGAAGATATGCTAAAATTCAAAGATTATTTAAATGAGCGTGGGTTAATTTGTACAATTAGAGAATCAAAAGGTATTGATATATCAGCTGCTTGTGGGCAGTTAAAGGAGAAAGAAGCAAATGGGAATTCTTGAGATATCACTATTGGTTTTTATAGCAACAGTAGCAATAGTAACAGGCGTAGGATTTTATATACAAAATAAAAAAGAAGAGGAGAAATAATTTAATGGCAATAACAAGATTTGCACCAAGTCCAACTGGTTACCTTCATATTGGAGGTTTACGAACATCTTTATATAGTTATTTGTGGGCAAGAAAAACAGGTGGTGTATTTAGATTAAGAGTTGAAGATACAGACACAGCTAGAAATAATGAAGATGCAATGGAAGCTATTATTAATGCTTTTGATTGGGTTGGGTTAAATTATGATGGAGAAGTATTTTATCAATCAAGAAGAACAGATATTTATAAAATATATATTGATAAATTACTTGAAAGTGGTAAAGCATATAAATGTTACATGAGTAAAGATGAACTTGATGCTTTAAGAACAGCACAAGAAGCGGCAAAACAAAGTCCAAGATATGATGGAACTTGGAGACCAGAAGATGGTAAGGTATTGCCAGCAATTCCTGAAGGAGTTGAACCAGTTATTAGAATTAAAGCACCAACAAGAGGAACAATAGAGTTTGATGATGGTGTAAAAGGTTATATGAAATTTGATGCTAACCAAGTTGATGATTATGTAATTGCTAGATCTAATGGAATGCCAACTTATAACTTTGTTGTTGCTATTGATGATGCATTAATGGAAATGACTGATGTAATAAGAGGCGATGATCATTTATCAAATACACCAAAACAAATTGTAATTTATAATGCTTTAGGATTTAAAGTTCCTAAATTCTATCATGTTGCAATGATTAATAATCCATCTGGTAAAAAACTATCTAAAAGAGATGGTGCTATGGATGTTATGGATTATAAAAGATTAGGTTATTTACCAGAAGCATTGTTGAACTTTTTAGTAAGATTAGGTTGGTCACATGGGGATCAAGAAATATTTTCTATGGAAGAGATGTTAGAATTATTTGATCCAAATAACTTAAATAAATCAGCCTCTTCATTTAATGGTGAAAAACTTTTATGGTTAAATTCAGAGTACATAAAAGCAGTTTCAAATGATAGATTAATAGAAGAGTTAAAATTCTTTGATTTAGATTTAACACATCATGCTAAAAAGACAGAACTATTAGATTTATCAAAACAGAGAGCTCAAACTCTAGTTGAATTAAAAAAATCTGTTACAGATATTTTGGATATTCCAACTTCTTATGAAGAGAGTGGAGTTAAAAAATTTGTAAAAGAAGATACAAAAGATTTCTTAGAAAAATATCTTGAATTATTAGAAAAAAATAAAGATGAGTTATATAATGTTGAAAATGTAGAAGCAATTACTAAACCATTTATTGAACAAAATGGATTGAAATTTCCACAATTATTTCAACCAATAAGAATAGCATTAACTGGTGGAACTCAAGCACCATCTGTTTATGACATCATCGCAATATTAGGTTTTAGTGAGGTTTCTGCAAGGTTAAAAGAAGCTCTTAAAAGAAATTTTCAAAATACTTGATTATTTAAAAATAATCTGGCATAATAGCCACACATTTACAAAGGACAGAATAGATGAATATTTACGTAGGAAATTTATCATACAGAACAAATGATAAAGATTTAGAAGAGCTTTTCACAAAGTTTGGTGCAGTAAAAAGTGCAAAAGTTATAATGGATAGAGAAACAGGAAAATCAAAAGGTTTTGGTTTTATTGAAATGGAAGATTCATCAGCTGGTACTAAAGCAATCGAAGCTTTAAATGGTAATGAAAGCGAAGGTAGAACTTTAAGAGTTAATGAAGCTAAACCTAGAGAAGAAAGACCAAGAAGACAATTCTAATTTAAGAAAAGTAGTGGTTTTTTAGAAAAACACTACTTCCTTTTTATACAACTTAAAACAATCAGAAATGATATTTCTTTTATGATATAATTTTTCAAGGATTATTATGAAAATATTATTATTAGAAGATGATTTAATACTTAGTGAAATTATAGAAGAACATTTAATTTCACAAAACCACGAGATAACAACTGTTTTTACAGGTTTTGACGCACAAGATTTGCTTTACAGCAAAAAATTTGATTTATTACTTTTAGATGTAAATGTTCCTTTATTAAATGGCTTTGAACTATTAAAAGATTTAAGACTCAAAGAGATTCTTACACCAGCCATATTTTTAACCTCTCTAAATCAAGTAGATGATATAGAAAAAGGTTTTAAATCTGGTTGTGATGACTACATAAAAAAACCCTTCGAATTAAAAGAATTAGATATAAGAATAAACAATATTAAAAGATTATTTAATATTGAAAATGATAATTTAATACAAATCTCAAAAGATATATATTTAGACAAAAAAAATCTTTTAATTAAAAAAGAACAAAATCAAATACACATAGCTAAAAAAGAGAGCGAAGTTTTAGAATATTTGATAAATAATAGCACTAAAACTGTAAGTATTGAAGAGCTTAGTTTAAATGTTTGGGCTTATGAAGATGCTCCTATTTCTTCAACAATTAGAACTTATATAAAGAATCTTAGAAAAATTCTAGGAGATGAATATATAATAAATTTAAGAGGAGTAGGTTATAGATTTAACAAGAAGTGAAAAAATTACTTTTTTAAGATTTTTATTCTTATATTTGGGTGCTTCGTTTATTTTGATGGTATTTATCGCTATTCTTTATTATCAAAATGAAAAAATACTATATTTTGATTTAACTAAATCAAATATGCAAAATGAGGTCTCTAAAATTTCCTCAGAAATTATACTTTCACATATGAAAGGAAGTGAATTTAATAAGAAAAAACTCTTGGAAAAAGAAGATTATAAAGTATCTTTTTATGATAAAAACAAAAATAAGATATATGGAAATCTTGATGAAAAAATAGATTTTACAAAAAAGATTATTGATGCAAAAAATAGTTTTATCTTAATTGATGATTCAGTTTTAGGTCACTTAGATATCTATTATATTGCTTTAAAAGAGAATATGTATTTTAAAAAGATTGAAGAGTTGAAATTAAATATAATTGCAGTATTTTTTGCCATTTATTTAATTATTGCAATTATTGGATTTTATTTGGCGAAGCTTTTTTTAAAACCAATAAAAGAAGAACGAGAAAAACTAAATAATTTCATAAAAGATACAACACACGAATTAAATACCCCAATTAGTGCTATTTTAATGTCAACAGAAAATAAAAATCTAACTGAAAAACAAATTGAAAGAATAAAAATTAGTGCTAAAAGAGTCTCTGAAATCTACAATGATTTAACTTATCTATTTTTAGAAGATAAAGACACAATAAAAAAAATTCAAGAGTTTAATTTAAAAGATTTGATAAATGAACAATTAGAATATTTAGAGTTATTGTCATCAAAAAAACGAATTACTTTAAATAAAAATATAGAAGATACTATATATAAAATAAATAAAGATGATTTTATTAGAATATTTAACAATCTAATTTCAAATGCAATAAAATATAATAAAATGGGTGGAACTATTGAAGTAACACTTCAAAATAATATATTAATAATATCTGATACAGGTATTGGGATAGAAAAAGAAAAATTGGAAGATATTTATAGTAGATATTACAGAGCAACACAAGAACAAGGTGGTTTTGGTATAGGTTTAAATATTGTAAATAAAATTTGTAAAATTTATAATATAAAAATCAATGTTGAATCTCAAATAAATAAAGGCACAATCTTTACTCTTTACTTTAAGTAATCTGCACACAAACTCCACACAAAACAAATAAAATACGACTAATTTAATA from Arcobacter venerupis includes these protein-coding regions:
- a CDS encoding CopD family protein, whose product is MEYYTWVLTFHIVAFMSWMAMLFYLPRLFVYHVENIEKNEYVEIVKIQEYKIYKYIGMPAMWATILSGITMLTLNPYLLDFNTSPWMYAKLTALFFLIIYSFSLEKYRKKLENNSCKKSGKFFRMYNELPTMLSILIVGYVITKTFSLLFTLIIVLLFAYISYVIMKPKRETK
- a CDS encoding replication-associated recombination protein A; the protein is MIDLSNKLRPTNLDNFVGQSHIISKDKALYKLIKQKDIPHLFFYGKPGTGKTTLAKIIAREINTDYFYFNATSIKVEDLRKVFDKYKGSLIKPLIFIDEVHRLSKNQQEVLLPIMENYDAIIIGASTENPFFTLTSAIRSRSFLYEFKAFTKDEMNKILHIALKDIEINIEPLALEYLITSSSGDARAMLTLLNFAYKVSKDIDVSLLRELRENVIGDGVSSSDTHYDLASAMIKSLRGSNIDAALYYMSRLINGGESVDFISRRLVIFASEDIGNANPNALNLAVNTMMACNKIGYPESRIILSQCAIYLASSPKSNSAYKGVNKALQEIKAGKLLDIPKHLDSQHIGYLYPHDFGGYVEQEYLKEDLSLYENSNIGFEKTLNEWLNKIKNKKED
- a CDS encoding pseudouridine synthase codes for the protein MKKKIEETQEELVRLNKFLSHNSNYSRREADKLIEEGKVKVNGKVVVNLATKVSNSDEVEIGRKKIREDKNKISTVIVYNKPKGEIVSKKDPQGRKTIYDSLDHKYKHFLSVGRLDYASEGLLLLSDSVEIVDALMHSDLERVYKIKVNGLITKPVEQAMQNGLEIEDATSGAFKTSKIKSMTFAPFLAYDILTNAEKFSKIKVVISEGKNRELRRFFAHFGLDVLDLKRLEYGGISLNNLPTGKTRFLTKEEYKNLRIFMNEDDRSL
- a CDS encoding KpsF/GutQ family sugar-phosphate isomerase, coding for MDFIQIVKDVLLTEANELEKAAQRVSFDIEKAIDLIMNSKGKLIITGVGKSGLVGTKIAATLASTGTSSFFLHPTEAMHGDLGMVGKEDIVLGISYSGESDELVQILPHLKRLNIPLIAMARNPESTLAKYADIFININVEKEGCPLDAAPMSSTTLTMAMGDALAVCLMKKRDFKKEDFASFHPGGSLGKKLFVKVDDLLRKENLPVVSRETKLKDAILIMSEGRLGSVIIEDANKKVIALLSDGDLRRALMNGNFSMDCKVEDIATKNPKILKNKELLASDALQIIEGYKIQLLIVTDENDKLVGVLHIHDLIEAGIK
- a CDS encoding ribonuclease J — translated: MEEIKNEEKVVVTSPIIVENNSQNTETVENTETKKPPFKKRKPKPKVPRENQINQQIKGDGWITDLKKAYLVNEKIHRDRLNPHYKLNLNTTAKLKITPLGGLGEIGGNMMVIETENEAIIVDVGMSFPDENMHGVDILIPDFTYIREIKDKIVGVIITHGHEDHIGAMPYLFKEMQFPVYGTSLPLEMIGSKFDEHKMREHRSLFRAIQKRTPIKIGNEFEVEWMHVTHSIIDSSCIAVKTAAGTMIHTGDFKIDHTPIDGFPTDLHRIAHYGEEGVLVLTSDSTNSHSPGFTRTEKTVGPTFDRIFQNAKGRVIMSTFSSNIHRVAQAIEKALFHNRKICVIGRSMEKNLELAMSLGYIKFPKDQFIEAHEVNKYNDKEVLIVTTGSQGESMSALYRMAIHEHRHIKIKPEDQIILSAKAIPGNEGSVSEIINHLLKAGAKVAYQDYPDIHVSGHAAQEEQKLMLRLVKPKFFLPVHGEYNHALKHGQTGIDCGVLERNVYIMSDGEQIEVTPKYLKKVKTVKTGKVYIDNQLNFKISDDIILDRQTMANEGVVMIVAQINENDRTLAQKPRVTSFGLVSDKQDKFFSKEIEDLLTTFLENIKPGILQNNRILEDELRKVVRKHCTRKYKKYPMIVPTIFVQ
- the rsmA gene encoding 16S rRNA (adenine(1518)-N(6)/adenine(1519)-N(6))-dimethyltransferase RsmA, with product MEKVKAKKQYGQNFLKDTTILDKIIQSMPNNNNYVVEIGPGLGDLTKNLVKYKDMTAYEVDTDLIGILKSKFAIEIEEGRLKLIHTDVLEAWDKQKTLHDGKYDLIANLPYYIATNIILRAFEDRACENIIVMVQKEVAEKFTAKVNNKEFSSLGIITDLMSIDARILFDVPPESFDPPPKVISSILYIKKDMNKFLDKDFNKFLKACFVQPRKKLSKNLTSVLDKNSISRMYEELNVDDNVRPHEVSSSLYSQMHTRVKNGRN
- the hisF gene encoding imidazole glycerol phosphate synthase subunit HisF, which encodes MSSFAKRIIPCLDVDNGRVVKGVNFVGLRDAGDPVEVAKRYNAEGADELTFLDITASHENRGTIVDIVKKVAQEVFIPLTVGGGIRKLEDIYSLLNVGCDKVSINSSAVTNPNLINESSNRFGSQCIVVAIDVKRVSDGSYHVFVKGGREDTGLDALAWAKEVYDRGAGEILLTSMDTDGAKTGFELNITGQISKLVDIPVIASGGAGTMEHIKEAFECGASAALAASIFHFKEIDIMDLKRYLRANNIPVRI